A genomic window from Sulfurimonas hongkongensis includes:
- a CDS encoding MlaD family protein — MNNKVNYTLVGFLVLFGVTLMSAFTYWLLKPTMDEDTQKYNILFNESVLGLNIDSAVKFRGIDVGKVTGLRINPKDSEQVEVQVTILKTTPIKETTVAKLTSQGITGLSYINLSLGDKDSPRLVAKEGEEYPVIKAESSFLEKLEESFGSVSTKLSIILSRAERLLDEKNQKEITSILESSASFMKKMDRLMSEEAIVNLHSSLKNLNSASEKLDLMMPKVDKLIDNSIEWEDKISSSLESIMNSYLGIEEAMYKFKKAIENGEFNLKDITSDVVPTVNNAFLEFEYLIIRLKETLNQYERSPSDILFMKEEIKKGPGEK, encoded by the coding sequence AATTATACACTAGTTGGTTTTTTAGTCCTTTTTGGTGTTACTTTGATGAGTGCCTTTACTTACTGGTTGCTAAAGCCAACAATGGATGAAGATACACAAAAGTACAATATACTCTTTAATGAGTCTGTTTTGGGTCTAAATATAGATTCGGCTGTAAAATTTAGAGGCATAGATGTAGGTAAAGTTACAGGACTTAGGATAAATCCAAAAGATTCCGAGCAAGTTGAAGTGCAGGTAACCATCTTAAAGACTACTCCTATAAAAGAGACCACAGTGGCAAAACTTACATCTCAAGGAATTACAGGACTTAGCTATATAAATCTTAGTTTAGGCGATAAGGACTCTCCAAGGCTTGTTGCAAAAGAGGGTGAAGAGTATCCAGTTATAAAGGCTGAGTCATCATTCTTAGAGAAGCTTGAAGAGTCATTTGGAAGTGTCTCAACAAAACTATCTATAATTCTAAGCAGGGCAGAAAGATTGCTAGATGAGAAAAACCAAAAAGAGATAACATCTATACTAGAGTCAAGTGCATCTTTTATGAAAAAGATGGACAGACTTATGAGTGAGGAGGCAATAGTCAACCTTCACTCATCACTTAAAAACCTAAATAGTGCATCTGAAAAACTAGACTTGATGATGCCAAAAGTTGATAAACTTATAGATAATAGCATAGAGTGGGAAGATAAAATCTCTAGCTCTTTAGAGTCTATTATGAACAGTTATCTTGGTATTGAAGAGGCTATGTATAAGTTTAAAAAAGCAATCGAAAATGGCGAGTTTAATCTAAAAGATATAACTAGTGATGTAGTTCCAACTGTAAACAACGCATTCCTTGAATTTGAGTATCTTATTATTAGGCTAAAAGAGACACTAAATCAATATGAGAGAAGTCCAAGCGATATACTCTTTATGAAAGAAGAGATTAAAAAAGGTCCAGGAGAAAAATGA
- a CDS encoding ABC-type transport auxiliary lipoprotein family protein, producing MKKIYLIAILMFLLSGCSITRPAITEYRLSLKDFSSKNYPNSCKDKSLKVSSAFSSNSLMTLEMNYMQDRHKIYSYSQSRWNNSPNQEISSQIFSALRDAKIFDSVHNAKSRNKSDLILEINIQDFMQYYSDDLSASYVNIAICFTLIDAKTNKTMATKSFSAKKDVKSLDAAGGVEALDTALGEIIDESLDFLSGVCL from the coding sequence ATGAAAAAAATCTATCTTATAGCTATACTGATGTTTTTACTCTCAGGTTGTTCCATCACAAGGCCAGCTATTACTGAGTATAGACTATCTTTAAAAGATTTCAGTTCAAAAAACTATCCCAACTCTTGCAAAGACAAGTCTTTAAAGGTATCCTCAGCTTTTAGCTCAAACTCGCTTATGACGTTAGAGATGAACTATATGCAAGACAGACATAAAATCTACTCATACTCTCAGTCACGATGGAACAACTCACCAAACCAAGAGATATCATCACAAATATTTTCAGCTCTAAGAGATGCAAAGATATTTGATAGTGTACATAATGCAAAATCAAGGAACAAGAGTGATTTGATATTAGAGATAAATATACAAGACTTTATGCAGTATTACAGTGATGATTTGAGTGCATCTTATGTTAATATAGCTATTTGTTTTACCCTTATAGATGCAAAAACAAACAAAACCATGGCTACCAAAAGTTTTAGTGCAAAAAAAGATGTTAAAAGCCTAGATGCAGCTGGTGGAGTTGAAGCTCTAGATACTGCACTTGGAGAGATTATAGATGAAAGTTTAGATTTTCTTAGTGGAGTTTGTTTATGA
- a CDS encoding aminopeptidase P family protein: MIKESEYKKRREKLAKKLLNNSVTLLASSKPKVRSNDTNYPYRQDSNFYYLTGFKEDNACLVFLKSSKKIKTILFVQKKDTQEELWNGKRLGVVEAKKRFLVDEVRVSSNFKESIEEFCKDKKNLYYDFSKKIPKIKKSLKSSFDAHYDISPFIKEMRLIKSKAEIKLIKKAIKITKKAHHNAMKFNKDNRGESDLLAKIEYTFKKNGAYSDAYTSVVACADNANTLHYISNNKELKNRELILIDAGCEYEYYASDITRTIPVDGKYTKAQKELYELVLDTQKQVIKMIKPKVLRSELQKKAEILLVDGMIKLGIISGKRDKLIKRLKHKKYYPHGIGHWMGLDVHDAAPYFDENKKEIPLRKNMVLTIEPGIYISKDDKSVPKRFRGIGIRIEDDIQVTKNSHKNLSKKIVKSVEEIETMSRRTCKL; encoded by the coding sequence ATGATAAAAGAGAGTGAGTATAAAAAAAGAAGAGAAAAATTAGCAAAAAAACTTTTAAATAATTCGGTTACACTTCTTGCAAGTTCAAAGCCAAAAGTTCGCTCAAACGATACTAACTATCCATATAGACAAGATAGTAACTTCTACTATCTTACAGGATTCAAAGAAGACAATGCTTGTTTGGTTTTTTTAAAGTCAAGCAAAAAAATAAAAACAATACTCTTTGTACAAAAAAAAGATACACAAGAAGAGCTTTGGAATGGCAAAAGACTCGGAGTTGTTGAAGCAAAAAAGAGATTTTTAGTTGATGAAGTAAGGGTTAGTTCTAACTTTAAAGAGAGCATCGAAGAGTTTTGTAAAGATAAGAAAAATCTCTATTATGATTTTTCTAAAAAAATTCCAAAGATAAAAAAGAGCCTTAAGAGCTCTTTTGATGCACACTATGATATCTCGCCTTTTATAAAAGAGATGAGACTTATAAAATCAAAAGCAGAGATAAAACTTATAAAAAAAGCTATTAAAATCACAAAAAAAGCTCATCATAATGCGATGAAATTTAACAAAGATAACAGAGGAGAAAGCGATCTTCTTGCAAAAATAGAGTACACATTTAAAAAAAATGGAGCCTATAGCGATGCTTACACTTCCGTAGTCGCCTGCGCAGATAATGCAAACACCCTTCATTACATTTCAAATAATAAAGAGTTAAAAAATAGAGAGCTTATACTTATAGATGCTGGGTGTGAGTATGAGTACTATGCGAGTGATATCACAAGAACAATTCCCGTAGATGGTAAGTATACAAAGGCTCAAAAAGAGCTTTATGAGTTAGTTTTAGATACTCAAAAACAAGTTATAAAGATGATAAAACCTAAAGTTTTAAGAAGTGAATTGCAGAAAAAAGCAGAAATTTTACTTGTAGATGGAATGATAAAACTTGGCATCATTAGTGGTAAGAGAGACAAACTTATAAAAAGATTAAAACATAAAAAATACTATCCACATGGAATAGGTCACTGGATGGGACTAGATGTTCATGACGCGGCACCCTATTTTGATGAAAATAAAAAAGAGATACCTTTGAGAAAAAATATGGTTTTAACGATAGAGCCGGGAATCTATATAAGCAAGGATGATAAGAGTGTGCCAAAGAGGTTTCGTGGGATTGGAATCCGCATAGAAGATGATATACAAGTCACTAAAAACTCTCATAAAAATCTATCAAAAAAAATAGTAAAGAGTGTAGAGGAGATAGAGACAATGAGTCGCAGAACTTGTAAGCTTTAA
- a CDS encoding chaperone NapD, with protein sequence MNISSIVVKCLPKYLEEVVESLKSCEVCDYHLHDEIGRIIITIEGTGVEEELKKLSVIEAIPHVISADMQMAYSEDELDAHMEVINNADVVPKMLNDDNIDPRNIVYNGDLKKKDLESFAKSFTDTSRGVK encoded by the coding sequence ATGAATATATCAAGTATAGTAGTTAAGTGTCTACCAAAATATCTAGAAGAAGTTGTAGAGAGTCTAAAGAGTTGTGAGGTTTGTGATTATCACCTGCATGATGAAATAGGAAGAATAATTATTACTATAGAAGGCACGGGCGTTGAAGAGGAGTTGAAAAAACTCTCAGTCATAGAGGCTATTCCTCATGTAATATCTGCTGATATGCAGATGGCTTATAGTGAAGATGAACTAGATGCTCATATGGAAGTTATAAACAATGCAGACGTGGTTCCAAAAATGCTAAATGATGACAATATAGATCCAAGAAATATAGTTTATAATGGCGACTTAAAGAAAAAAGATTTGGAGAGTTTTGCAAAGAGTTTTACTGATACTTCAAGAGGAGTAAAGTAA
- a CDS encoding PAS domain-containing protein, with translation MQYNESEFLFETEVPLEEIIISRTDLDGNITYANETFCEISGYEEDELLGKPHSIVRHPDMPSIVFSELWEALHNGEQWRGVIKNLRKDKGYYWVEAIVSGVFKDGKLVEYKSIRSPISRDEKFKYQRLYDKMREENGENIRKIIYEKKGK, from the coding sequence ATGCAATACAACGAAAGTGAGTTTTTGTTTGAGACTGAGGTTCCCTTAGAAGAGATAATCATCTCAAGAACTGACTTAGATGGAAATATCACATATGCAAATGAGACATTTTGCGAGATAAGTGGATATGAAGAAGATGAGCTTCTAGGAAAACCTCACAGTATTGTAAGGCATCCAGATATGCCAAGCATTGTTTTTAGTGAGTTGTGGGAGGCTCTTCATAACGGTGAGCAGTGGAGAGGTGTTATCAAAAATTTGCGAAAGGACAAAGGCTACTACTGGGTTGAGGCTATTGTCTCTGGAGTTTTTAAAGATGGTAAATTAGTTGAATACAAATCTATTAGAAGCCCGATTAGTCGAGACGAAAAGTTCAAATATCAAAGATTGTATGATAAAATGCGCGAAGAAAACGGCGAAAACATAAGAAAAATCATTTATGAAAAAAAAGGAAAATAG